From one Brevibacterium sp. 'Marine' genomic stretch:
- a CDS encoding xanthine dehydrogenase family protein subunit M, with the protein MNPFDYERAADAAGAVTTVTDRPDAVFLAGGTNLVDHLKLGVAEPDLVVDINRLELTEVEALDDGGLRIGAMVRNSDAAADPRIRRDYPMLSRALLSGASGQLRNAATMGGNLLQRTRCVYFQDTTTPCNKREPGSGCSAIGGYTRYHAILGASADCVATHPSDMAVALTALDATVVVLGATGERRIPVTELHRLPGDRPEQDTVLEHGELITALELPPPRPGASTYRKIRDRASYAFALVSVAARVDVDTAGPAPVIREAAIALGGVAHKPWRAGAAEAVLRGAEPNQETFLAAADAELEAAEPLAGNRFKVQMTRGAISTVLAELTAAAATTAESTTEDTHE; encoded by the coding sequence ATGAACCCCTTCGACTACGAACGCGCCGCCGATGCCGCCGGAGCCGTCACGACTGTCACCGATCGTCCCGACGCGGTGTTCCTGGCGGGAGGCACGAACCTCGTCGATCATCTCAAACTCGGAGTCGCAGAACCGGACCTCGTCGTCGACATCAACCGCCTCGAACTCACAGAGGTCGAGGCACTCGACGACGGAGGCCTGCGAATCGGTGCGATGGTGCGCAACAGCGACGCCGCCGCCGACCCGCGCATCCGACGCGACTACCCGATGCTCTCGCGTGCCCTGCTCTCCGGTGCCTCCGGTCAGCTGCGCAACGCGGCCACGATGGGCGGGAACCTGCTGCAGCGCACCCGGTGCGTGTACTTCCAGGACACGACGACCCCCTGCAACAAACGCGAACCCGGATCCGGCTGCTCGGCCATCGGCGGCTACACCCGCTACCACGCGATCCTCGGTGCCTCAGCGGACTGCGTGGCCACCCACCCCTCCGACATGGCCGTCGCTCTGACCGCACTCGATGCCACGGTCGTCGTCCTCGGTGCGACCGGTGAACGCCGGATCCCGGTCACCGAGCTCCATCGGCTGCCCGGGGATCGCCCCGAGCAGGACACGGTCCTCGAACACGGCGAGCTCATCACCGCCCTCGAGCTCCCTCCCCCGCGCCCCGGGGCCTCGACATATCGGAAGATCCGCGACCGCGCCTCCTACGCCTTCGCTCTCGTCTCCGTCGCGGCCCGAGTCGACGTCGACACGGCAGGGCCCGCACCGGTCATCCGTGAGGCCGCGATCGCCCTCGGCGGCGTCGCCCACAAACCCTGGCGGGCCGGCGCCGCCGAGGCGGTGCTGCGCGGCGCGGAACCGAACCAGGAGACGTTCCTGGCAGCAGCCGACGCCGAGCTCGAGGCGGCCGAACCCCTCGCCGGCAACCGCTTCAAGGTCCAGATGACTCGCGGCGCCATCAGCACCGTGCTCGCCGAGCTCACCGCAGCCGCGGCGACGACGGCGGAATCGACCACGGAGGACACTCATGAGTGA
- a CDS encoding 2Fe-2S iron-sulfur cluster-binding protein has product MGHSLHFTVDGQEHTLVVDSRTTLLDALRDRLGVMSAKKGCDHGQCGACTVLVDGRRLNSCLALALTHDDAEVTTADGLAPEGELSTLHRAFLAHDAFQCGYYTPGQVCSAAGMLAEAADDAPSAVTDDLEGPVELSEEEIRERMSGNLCRCGAYVNIVAAVSRAAEESR; this is encoded by the coding sequence ATGGGACATTCGCTGCACTTCACCGTCGACGGCCAGGAGCACACTCTGGTCGTGGATTCTAGAACCACTCTTCTCGATGCGCTGCGGGACCGGTTGGGGGTGATGTCCGCGAAGAAGGGCTGCGACCACGGCCAGTGCGGGGCCTGCACCGTCCTCGTCGACGGCCGTCGGCTCAACTCCTGCCTGGCGCTCGCGCTCACCCACGACGACGCCGAGGTCACGACGGCCGACGGTCTGGCCCCCGAGGGTGAGCTCTCCACTCTGCATCGGGCGTTCCTCGCCCACGACGCGTTCCAGTGCGGGTACTACACACCGGGCCAGGTCTGCTCGGCCGCCGGCATGCTGGCCGAAGCCGCCGACGATGCACCGAGTGCGGTCACCGATGACCTCGAGGGACCGGTCGAGCTGTCCGAGGAGGAGATCCGCGAGCGGATGAGCGGCAACCTCTGCCGCTGCGGAGCCTATGTCAACATCGTCGCGGCCGTGAGCCGAGCCGCAGAGGAGTCACGATGA